From a single Granulicella aggregans genomic region:
- a CDS encoding efflux RND transporter periplasmic adaptor subunit, whose amino-acid sequence MPADPIESHPTPHVGLDHQLPAPKPRSHGVRILVWLIILLIFGVAFYLVWTRQSAPKAAGGGRGAGAGGPVTLTSATAQKGDIGVYLDAIGTVTPVYTASITSQVAGQIVAVHYREGQLVHKGEPLIDIDDRSYRATLLQAQGTLEKDQNILGQAKMDLQRYQAAWSRNAIAKQILDDQEKLVLQDEGTVKNDQGLVQYDEVQVGYCHITSPITGKVGLRLVDPGNVVQANGTTALVVVTQMQPITVVFTIPEDSLGQVQSRLVKGAKLPVDAFDRTSITKLESGSLLTLDNQIDTTTGTVKGRALYANSKSTLFPNQFVNTRLLVNTLHDATLVPSSAIQHNGTTSFVYVIQSDAKGEKAQEKEVKTLVSDGNTTAVQGINPGDVLANSSFDKLAPGATVKISTKPVPSAATSGSTAP is encoded by the coding sequence TTGCCTGCCGATCCGATTGAATCCCACCCGACACCTCATGTAGGTCTCGACCACCAGTTACCTGCTCCAAAGCCCCGCAGCCATGGCGTGCGTATCCTTGTCTGGCTGATCATCCTGTTGATCTTTGGCGTCGCCTTCTACCTTGTCTGGACCCGGCAAAGCGCGCCCAAGGCGGCTGGCGGCGGTCGCGGAGCTGGAGCCGGCGGCCCAGTGACGCTGACCTCGGCCACAGCCCAGAAGGGTGACATCGGCGTCTACCTCGACGCCATCGGTACCGTCACCCCGGTCTATACGGCATCGATCACCAGCCAGGTGGCCGGCCAGATCGTTGCGGTCCACTACCGCGAGGGCCAGCTCGTTCACAAGGGCGAGCCGCTCATCGATATCGACGACCGCAGCTATCGCGCCACGCTGCTGCAGGCCCAGGGCACCCTCGAGAAGGACCAGAACATCCTCGGCCAGGCGAAGATGGATCTTCAGCGCTATCAGGCGGCGTGGTCCCGCAACGCCATCGCGAAGCAGATCCTCGACGACCAGGAAAAGCTCGTCCTTCAGGACGAAGGCACCGTGAAGAACGACCAGGGCCTCGTCCAGTATGACGAAGTCCAGGTCGGCTACTGTCACATCACGTCGCCTATCACCGGCAAGGTCGGTCTGCGCCTGGTCGACCCCGGCAACGTCGTGCAGGCGAACGGAACCACGGCACTCGTCGTCGTCACCCAGATGCAGCCCATCACGGTGGTCTTCACCATCCCCGAAGACAGCCTCGGACAAGTCCAGTCTCGTCTGGTCAAGGGCGCGAAGCTGCCAGTCGACGCCTTCGATCGCACCAGCATCACCAAACTTGAAAGCGGAAGCCTGCTCACGCTCGACAATCAGATCGACACTACGACTGGCACCGTTAAGGGCCGCGCGCTCTACGCAAACAGCAAGTCAACCCTCTTCCCCAACCAGTTCGTGAACACCCGCCTGCTGGTGAACACGCTGCACGACGCTACGCTGGTTCCTTCATCGGCGATCCAGCACAATGGCACCACCTCCTTCGTCTATGTCATCCAGTCTGACGCCAAGGGCGAAAAGGCCCAGGAGAAGGAGGTCAAGACGCTCGTCTCTGACGGCAACACGACTGCCGTGCAGGGAATCAATCCCGGCGACGTTCTGGCCAACAGCAGCTTCGACAAGCTAGCTCCTGGGGCGACCGTCAAGATCTCCACCAAGCCGGTTCCGTCCGCTGCAACTAGTGGGAGTACGGCTCCTTGA
- a CDS encoding glucoamylase family protein: MGLIGGTALSTVAIPKAVAAGRTQVPAKVQAPPVRLSREDNVFLEDLTRRGCMFFIEQADEVSGQVLDRAANKVSSGDFDKDRSIASIAATGFGLSALCIAERRRYMPTAQVKTRVQATLQFHLNKMPHQHGFLFHFNHVHTGEPFGFSEVSSIDTAIFLCGALTCRAYFNDGTPEGTAIGELATQLYERVDWPWMLNGGDTFAMGWRPASGFIRSRWNHYCELMMLYLLAIGSKTHPVDPITWDAFTRPPMVYDEYEYIAGADPLFVHQYSHAWFDFANKRDAYANYFENSVTATEAHKAFCLSLGRGYSDDYWGVSASDWEHGYVAWGGPPLMGPVNGSVVPCAPAGSLPFLPAQCIQTLRAMKDRFGADAWGRYGFCDAFHPELLWYDPDVLGIDLGIGVLMAENLRTGLIWKTFMQNPEPVAAMQLCGFQAE; this comes from the coding sequence ATGGGTTTGATCGGAGGGACGGCCCTGTCTACGGTTGCGATTCCGAAGGCTGTCGCTGCCGGGCGTACGCAGGTACCTGCAAAAGTACAGGCTCCGCCGGTACGCCTGTCGCGCGAGGACAATGTCTTCCTTGAAGACCTGACACGCCGGGGCTGCATGTTCTTCATCGAGCAGGCAGACGAAGTCTCGGGACAGGTGCTTGATCGTGCCGCGAACAAGGTCTCCAGCGGAGACTTCGACAAGGACCGAAGCATTGCCAGCATCGCAGCGACGGGATTTGGCCTTTCCGCGCTGTGCATAGCAGAACGACGCAGATATATGCCCACCGCGCAGGTGAAGACGCGTGTCCAGGCGACGCTGCAGTTCCACCTGAATAAGATGCCGCACCAGCACGGCTTCCTCTTCCACTTCAACCATGTCCACACGGGCGAGCCCTTCGGCTTCAGCGAAGTCTCCTCGATCGATACCGCGATCTTTCTCTGCGGAGCGCTGACCTGCCGCGCCTACTTCAATGACGGCACGCCGGAGGGTACGGCGATCGGCGAGCTTGCGACGCAGCTCTATGAACGCGTTGACTGGCCGTGGATGCTGAACGGCGGCGACACTTTCGCCATGGGATGGAGGCCGGCGAGCGGCTTCATCCGTTCGCGGTGGAACCACTACTGCGAGTTGATGATGCTTTATCTGTTGGCGATCGGCTCGAAGACCCATCCGGTCGACCCGATCACATGGGATGCGTTTACGCGGCCACCCATGGTCTATGACGAGTACGAATACATCGCCGGGGCCGATCCGCTGTTCGTACACCAGTATTCGCACGCGTGGTTTGACTTTGCGAATAAGCGCGATGCTTACGCGAATTACTTTGAAAACTCCGTCACTGCTACCGAGGCCCACAAGGCCTTTTGCCTGAGTCTTGGGCGGGGTTACAGCGATGATTACTGGGGCGTGAGCGCTTCGGATTGGGAACACGGCTATGTGGCGTGGGGCGGGCCTCCGCTGATGGGACCGGTGAACGGATCGGTCGTGCCGTGCGCTCCGGCAGGGTCACTGCCATTTCTTCCCGCGCAGTGCATCCAGACGCTGCGCGCGATGAAGGATCGTTTCGGCGCCGATGCGTGGGGACGCTATGGGTTCTGCGATGCGTTTCATCCGGAGCTGCTGTGGTACGACCCGGACGTGCTGGGCATCGATCTCGGGATCGGCGTGCTGATGGCGGAGAATCTACGGACAGGACTTATCTGGAAGACGTTCATGCAGAATCCAGAGCCTGTTGCGGCCATGCAACTTTGTGGGTTTCAGGCCGAATAG
- a CDS encoding amidase, with product MADGPTSAAQSPPATVPAAPAGAPPAFGTAPAVGPEVSPATFLEAERLVAVSLTESERAQAAGNWRNSLAPVYERRTGPKKVAIESSVAPWSRWDCALPGTEPGPATNRFVTSRMDAGPLPSKDEDIAFAQVTQLSQWIETRKLTSERLTTIYLARLKKFDSTLHCVITLTEELALAQAKQADAEIAAGHYRGPLHGIPWGSKDLLDTAGIHTTYGAEPFRNRIPSADATVVERLHASGAVLVAKLSMGALALNDIWFGGETLNPWLLEEGSSGSSAGPGSATAAGLVGFSIGSETGGSIVSPSMRCGLTGLRPTFGRVPRTGAMTLCWSLDKLGPMTRGVEDSLLVLQAITGPDVHDVSCVPSKLAFDAHADVKGLRVGYIPAWMKEAPATEVDRAALEMVKKLGMTAVPVSLPDWPYASLNVILFAEAAAAFEEITLDREIDSLKMQVPDAWPNLFRQSRFLSAVDFVQADRLRRKVAMEMGRVMSEVDVLLVPSLRDDILNITNATGHPSLTLRAGFVEVSEARSDWAPDPARPLAKFSPPRRVPHGITLIGRLFDEGTLGEVGMALEATFNVAKERPSGF from the coding sequence ATGGCAGACGGTCCCACGAGCGCCGCACAGAGTCCTCCCGCCACGGTCCCGGCTGCTCCGGCCGGAGCGCCACCGGCGTTTGGGACTGCGCCCGCAGTTGGGCCGGAGGTATCGCCAGCGACTTTTCTTGAGGCGGAGAGGCTGGTGGCTGTCTCTTTAACCGAGAGCGAGCGGGCGCAGGCGGCGGGAAACTGGCGAAACTCGCTGGCACCGGTCTATGAGCGCCGAACCGGGCCGAAGAAGGTTGCCATTGAGTCTTCGGTCGCGCCGTGGTCGCGCTGGGATTGCGCGTTGCCGGGAACAGAACCGGGGCCGGCCACAAATCGGTTCGTAACCAGTCGAATGGATGCCGGGCCACTGCCGTCGAAAGACGAAGACATCGCCTTCGCCCAGGTCACCCAGCTTTCGCAGTGGATCGAGACTCGCAAACTTACTTCGGAGAGGTTGACCACGATCTACCTGGCTCGCCTGAAGAAGTTCGACTCGACGCTGCACTGCGTGATCACTTTGACAGAGGAGCTTGCGCTGGCGCAGGCGAAGCAGGCCGATGCCGAGATCGCCGCAGGACACTACCGCGGGCCGCTGCATGGCATTCCATGGGGATCGAAAGATCTGCTTGACACCGCGGGCATCCATACAACCTACGGTGCGGAGCCCTTTCGCAACCGCATCCCATCAGCAGATGCGACCGTGGTCGAGCGCCTTCATGCGTCGGGAGCGGTTCTCGTCGCCAAGCTGAGCATGGGAGCGTTGGCGCTGAACGATATCTGGTTCGGCGGGGAGACGCTGAATCCGTGGCTGTTGGAAGAAGGATCGTCGGGCTCGAGCGCAGGGCCGGGATCGGCGACTGCGGCTGGGCTGGTGGGCTTCTCTATCGGTAGCGAGACCGGAGGGAGCATCGTCTCGCCCAGCATGCGCTGCGGCCTGACCGGGCTTCGGCCCACCTTTGGACGGGTTCCGCGCACCGGCGCGATGACGCTGTGCTGGTCGCTGGACAAGCTGGGCCCGATGACCCGGGGAGTTGAAGACTCGCTGCTGGTGCTTCAGGCTATTACCGGCCCGGACGTCCACGATGTTTCCTGCGTGCCGTCGAAGTTGGCGTTCGATGCCCACGCAGACGTCAAGGGCCTTCGCGTCGGCTATATCCCCGCGTGGATGAAGGAAGCACCGGCCACGGAGGTCGATCGAGCGGCGCTGGAGATGGTGAAGAAGCTCGGCATGACAGCGGTGCCGGTGTCGCTGCCGGACTGGCCTTACGCGTCACTCAATGTCATCCTGTTTGCCGAAGCGGCAGCAGCCTTTGAGGAGATCACGCTTGACCGCGAGATCGATTCGCTGAAGATGCAGGTGCCCGACGCGTGGCCGAACCTCTTCCGGCAGTCGCGGTTTCTCTCTGCGGTCGACTTCGTCCAGGCCGACCGGCTGCGCCGCAAGGTGGCGATGGAGATGGGCAGAGTGATGTCGGAGGTCGACGTGCTTCTGGTGCCTTCGCTGCGCGACGACATTCTCAACATCACCAACGCGACCGGGCATCCGTCACTGACGTTGAGGGCTGGGTTCGTGGAGGTATCTGAGGCACGGAGCGACTGGGCTCCTGATCCAGCGCGTCCGCTGGCGAAGTTTTCTCCTCCCCGCAGGGTTCCTCATGGCATCACGTTGATTGGAAGGCTCTTCGATGAAGGCACTTTGGGCGAGGTGGGGATGGCGCTTGAGGCGACCTTTAATGTAGCGAAGGAACGTCCCTCGGGCTTCTAA
- a CDS encoding efflux RND transporter permease subunit: MSPSRPFILRPVATSLLMAAILLVGIVAYTQLPVSALPQVDYPTIQVLTFYPGASPDVVATTVTAPLERQLGQLQGLSQMTSTSSGGTSVVVLQFNLSLDIDIAEEEVQSAINAAQSFLPANLPSPPTYSKTNPADAPVLTLAVTSKTIPLSTVEDLVDTRLAPKISQVKDVGLVSISGGQKPAVRIQANPTALSSYGIDLESLRTAITQNSVNAAKGNFDGPRQDYQIDANDQLVTSKDYQGLVVAFRNGAPVYLTDVAQVVDGIENNNQAAWMGQSSDGSLPPAVIVNVQRQPGGNTIEVVKNIKALLPQLKANLPAGIDVTTLTDLTTPIQASVDDVEFELVLTIGLVILVIFLFLRNLWATIIPAVAVPLSLIGTLAAMYALGYSLDNLSLMALTISTGFVVDDAIVMVENISRYIEEGEPPMQAALKGAEQIGFTILSLTVSLIAVLIPLLFMGDVVGRLFREFAVTLAVTIIISAVVSLTLTPMMASRILKHDPKAQEGWFYRKSEAVFVGMIDFYGRTLKTVLEYQGLTLIVAVLTLLLTVFLYIIIPKGFFPVQDTGVIQGISQAPPAIAGKAMAEKQQELARVILKDPAVQSLSSFIGADGTNTTTNSGRMSINLKPLEDRDRSAADVIRRLQKKLANVEGIQLFMQPVQNISVDDRVSRTQYQYTLEDPDQAELNLWTNRFIAELKKQPELEDVASDQQPGGLAVKLVIDRGTASRLGIAPTTIDNTLYDAFGQRQINTMYTQLNQYHVVLESMPQFQVDPDKLNHIYIQANAASGTSGAGAAASFSASGSTSAGSNALTGTLLFTPSSASFTPPANALKATTSTATTSGSSSAGSTSSTMSNAVPLSAFSHFETTTSPLSITHQGQFPAITVSFNLAPNASLSSAIDKVDKIQKDLNMPASVQADFQGTAASFRNSLSNEPILILAALVTVYIVLGVLYESFIHPITILSTLPSAGVGAFLSLILFKQDLSVVAIIGIVLLIGIVKKNGIMMVDFALEAEREHGKSATEAIYEACLLRFRPIMMTTMAALLGGLPLAFGHGIGSELRRPLGIAMVGGLLVSQVLTLYTTPVIYIFFDNLAGRFSKRSKGNPTGNEPQHATHAEAEAGV; this comes from the coding sequence TTGAGTCCATCGCGTCCGTTTATTCTGCGTCCGGTCGCGACCTCGCTCTTGATGGCCGCGATCCTTCTGGTGGGCATCGTTGCCTATACCCAGCTGCCCGTCTCGGCTCTGCCGCAGGTGGACTATCCCACCATTCAGGTCCTCACCTTCTATCCGGGCGCCAGCCCCGACGTCGTGGCCACCACGGTGACCGCCCCGCTTGAGCGTCAACTGGGACAGCTCCAGGGACTAAGCCAGATGACCTCCACCAGCTCCGGTGGAACTTCGGTCGTCGTCCTCCAGTTCAACCTGAGCCTCGACATCGACATCGCTGAGGAAGAGGTGCAGTCGGCCATCAACGCCGCGCAGAGCTTCCTGCCTGCGAACCTTCCCTCGCCTCCGACCTACAGCAAGACGAACCCAGCCGACGCTCCCGTCCTGACCCTTGCCGTCACCTCGAAGACGATTCCGCTCTCGACGGTAGAGGACCTCGTCGACACGCGCCTCGCTCCGAAGATCTCTCAGGTCAAGGACGTTGGACTTGTCAGCATCAGCGGAGGCCAGAAGCCCGCTGTCCGCATCCAGGCGAACCCGACAGCGCTCTCGTCCTATGGCATCGACCTCGAAAGCCTGCGCACCGCGATCACTCAAAACAGCGTCAACGCTGCCAAAGGTAACTTCGACGGTCCGCGCCAGGACTACCAGATCGACGCCAACGACCAGTTGGTCACCAGCAAGGACTACCAGGGGCTTGTCGTCGCCTTCCGCAACGGCGCGCCTGTCTACCTGACCGATGTCGCTCAAGTCGTCGACGGCATCGAGAACAACAACCAGGCCGCATGGATGGGCCAGAGCTCCGACGGCAGTCTGCCTCCAGCGGTGATCGTCAACGTCCAGCGGCAGCCCGGCGGCAACACCATCGAAGTCGTCAAGAACATCAAGGCACTGCTGCCTCAACTCAAGGCGAACCTGCCTGCGGGCATCGACGTCACCACGCTGACCGACCTTACGACTCCGATTCAGGCCTCGGTCGATGACGTCGAGTTCGAGCTCGTTCTGACCATCGGCCTCGTCATCCTGGTCATCTTCCTCTTCCTGCGCAACCTCTGGGCGACCATTATCCCGGCTGTCGCGGTCCCGCTGTCGCTCATCGGCACACTGGCCGCGATGTACGCCCTCGGGTACTCGCTCGACAACCTGTCGCTCATGGCTCTCACCATCTCTACCGGCTTCGTTGTCGACGACGCCATCGTGATGGTCGAGAACATCTCGCGCTACATCGAAGAGGGCGAGCCGCCCATGCAGGCGGCTCTCAAGGGCGCTGAACAGATCGGCTTCACCATTCTCTCGCTGACCGTCTCGCTCATCGCCGTACTGATCCCGCTGCTCTTCATGGGCGATGTCGTCGGCCGGCTCTTCCGCGAGTTCGCCGTCACCCTCGCCGTCACCATCATCATCTCCGCCGTCGTCTCGCTCACGCTTACGCCGATGATGGCCTCGCGCATCCTGAAGCACGATCCAAAGGCCCAGGAAGGCTGGTTCTATCGCAAGTCGGAGGCCGTCTTTGTCGGCATGATCGACTTCTACGGCCGCACCCTGAAGACGGTGCTCGAATACCAGGGCCTGACCCTGATCGTCGCTGTCCTCACCCTGCTGCTGACCGTCTTCCTGTACATCATCATCCCAAAGGGCTTCTTCCCGGTGCAGGATACGGGCGTGATCCAGGGCATCTCACAGGCTCCGCCAGCCATCGCCGGCAAAGCCATGGCCGAAAAACAGCAGGAACTCGCCAGGGTCATCCTCAAAGATCCTGCGGTCCAGAGTCTCTCGTCCTTCATCGGCGCAGACGGCACCAACACCACGACCAACAGTGGTCGCATGTCCATCAACCTCAAGCCGCTTGAAGATCGCGACCGCAGCGCGGCGGACGTCATCCGCCGCCTGCAAAAGAAACTTGCCAACGTCGAAGGCATTCAGCTCTTCATGCAGCCGGTGCAGAACATCTCGGTCGACGACCGCGTCAGCCGCACGCAGTATCAGTACACCCTCGAAGATCCCGACCAGGCCGAGCTCAATCTCTGGACCAACCGGTTCATCGCGGAGCTCAAGAAGCAGCCCGAACTCGAAGATGTCGCCAGCGATCAGCAGCCTGGCGGCCTCGCCGTGAAGCTTGTCATCGATCGCGGTACGGCATCACGTCTCGGCATCGCTCCCACCACCATCGACAACACGCTCTACGATGCCTTCGGGCAGCGCCAGATCAACACCATGTACACGCAGTTGAACCAGTACCACGTGGTGCTGGAGAGTATGCCGCAGTTCCAGGTTGATCCCGACAAGCTCAACCACATCTACATCCAGGCCAACGCCGCCTCGGGCACCTCGGGTGCGGGCGCGGCGGCCTCGTTCTCAGCTTCGGGTTCAACCTCCGCCGGCTCGAACGCTCTCACAGGAACCCTCCTGTTCACGCCAAGCTCGGCGTCGTTCACGCCTCCCGCGAATGCTTTGAAGGCCACGACAAGCACCGCAACCACCAGCGGCTCGAGCTCAGCGGGCTCGACCAGCTCCACCATGAGCAACGCCGTTCCGCTCAGTGCGTTCTCGCACTTCGAGACCACCACGTCGCCACTCTCCATCACACACCAGGGACAGTTCCCCGCGATCACCGTCTCCTTCAACCTCGCCCCGAACGCATCGCTCAGTAGTGCCATCGATAAGGTCGACAAGATCCAGAAAGACCTCAACATGCCGGCCAGCGTGCAGGCAGACTTCCAGGGCACGGCGGCCAGCTTTCGCAACTCGCTCTCGAACGAGCCCATCCTGATCCTCGCCGCGCTGGTCACCGTCTACATCGTCCTCGGCGTCCTCTACGAGAGCTTCATTCATCCCATCACCATTCTCTCGACGCTGCCCTCCGCCGGTGTGGGTGCGTTCCTTTCGCTCATCCTCTTCAAGCAGGACCTCAGCGTCGTCGCCATCATCGGCATCGTGCTGCTGATCGGTATCGTCAAGAAGAACGGCATCATGATGGTCGACTTCGCGCTCGAGGCAGAGCGCGAACATGGCAAGTCCGCGACGGAAGCCATCTACGAGGCCTGCCTGCTCCGCTTCCGCCCCATTATGATGACGACGATGGCCGCGCTGCTCGGCGGCCTTCCACTGGCCTTCGGCCACGGCATCGGCTCGGAGCTTCGCCGTCCCCTCGGCATCGCGATGGTCGGCGGACTGCTCGTCAGCCAGGTGCTGACGCTCTACACCACCCCGGTCATCTACATCTTCTTCGATAACCTCGCAGGCCGATTCTCGAAGCGCTCCAAAGGAAATCCGACGGGCAATGAGCCTCAGCATGCGACCCACGCCGAGGCTGAGGCGGGCGTATGA